From one Maniola jurtina chromosome 5, ilManJurt1.1, whole genome shotgun sequence genomic stretch:
- the LOC123865743 gene encoding glucose dehydrogenase [FAD, quinone]-like → MQVWQPLNLSTECPPHISGCFDFAPIFFSLLVQLYGGSVDQKKQEMCDRETKPEARDGKEYDFIVVGAGAAGCVLANRLTENYKWKVLLLEAGPEEPDITRVPSLASTAMNSNILWQYSTEPNGKSCLAFPGGRCEWPRGKTMGGSTSVNAMGYIRGNRVDYDMWARLGNRGWSYEEVLPFFIKSETNMNKYAVDSDYHGARGEQYVSWLPYVDDASSMMLQAYNERGIPFLDYNGAEQFGTMQMQSFTLDGERVSTNAAFIQPIRYIRPNIVVETNSEAIKILIDDLKNAYGIVYFKGGKEYTAYAKKEVIICGGTINSPKLLMLSGIGPKEHLQSLNIPVIQDLAVGENLHDHVSFDGLVIALPNETATVVSQQEILRAVKEHAEMKIKRGPLSGFGPILSSSFLKTEPYLTAPDIQYQTRPVQNLREFLRDPVGASIKSSFTPAQYYDAMIPRPMNLVPKSRGKLLLNKTNPYGPPLLYANYLGDDRDLIPLMKAIRFLLSLENTAAFRSRGAYYVREKMPHCQQYVWGTDEYFICVINHYTSTTHHQVGTCKMGPSWDKKAVVDSELRVYGVDRLRVIDASIMPVVMRGNTQAPTTMIGERGVDFVIKYWQNLTKNYCF, encoded by the exons ATGCAGGTCTGGCAGCCCCTGAACCTCTCCACCGAGTGTCCGCCACATATTTCAGGATGCTTTGATTTTGCTCCAATTTTCTTCAGTCTATTGGTGCAGTTATATGGTGGTTCCGTAGACCAGAAGAAGCAGGAGATGTGCGATAGAGAAACCAAACCTGAAGCGAGGGATGGGAAGGAGTATGACTTCATAGTAGTGGGTGCGGGAGCGGCGGGCTGCGTCCTTGCTAACAGACTCACTGAGAACTACAAGTGGAAG GTGCTGTTATTAGAAGCGGGTCCCGAGGAGCCCGACATCACGCGAGTCCCAAGCCTGGCCAGTACTGCGATGAACTCCAACATACTCTGGCAGTACAGCACGGAGCCTAACGGGAAGAGCTGCCTCGCATTCCCTGGAGGGAGATGCGAGTGGCCTCG cggCAAAACAATGGGTGGGTCGACCTCTGTGAATGCGATGGGGTACATAAGGGGCAACAGAGTCGACTACGATATGTGGGCTCGTTTGGGAAACAGAGGGTGGAGTTATGAAGAA GTGCTGCCATTCTTCATAAAATCTGAAACGAACATGAATAAATACGCAGTCGATAGTGACTACCACGGGGCTAGAGGAGAACAGTACGTGTCGTGGTTACCTTACGTAGACGATGCCTCGAGCATGATGCTCCAAGCCTATAATGAAAGAGGAATACCTTTCCTTGACTACAATGGAGCAGAACAGTTCGGCACCATGCAAATGCAATCATTCACCCTCGATGGTGAACGTGTGTCTACCAATGCCGCTTTTATACAACCTATCCGATATATAAGGCCGAATATCGTTGTTGAAACGAACTCAGAAGCTATAAAGATACTTATAGATGATCTTAAAAATGCGTATGGAATCGTGTACTTCAAAGGTGGCAAGGAGTACACGGCGTATGCCAAGAAAGAGGTCATTATTTGCGGTGGAACAATAAACTCACCAAAATTATTAATGCTATCAGGAATAGGGCCGAAAGAACACTTACAAAGTTTGAATATCCCTGTAATACAAGATTTAGCAGTCGGAGAGAATTTACATGATCATGTTTCTTTTGATGGCCTAGTAATCGCTTTACCAAATGAAACGGCGACAGTAGTAAGTCAACAAGAGATATTGAGGGCCGTCAAGGAACACGccgaaatgaaaatcaaaagaGGTCCATTGTCGGGTTTTGGCCCAATACTGTCGTCATCATTTCTGAAAACCGAGCCATATTTAACTGCGCCTGATATACAATATCAAACAAGACCCGTACAAAACTTGAGAGAATTCCTTAGAGATCCAGTAGGAGCATCAATTAAGTCTTCATTTACGCCGGCTCAATACTATGACGCTATGATACCGAGACCTATGAATTTAGTGCCAAAAAGTAGGGGCAAACTACTGTTGAATAAAACTAATCCATACGGCCCTCCATTATTATACGCTAATTACTTAGGTGATGACAGGGACTTAATACCTCTGATGAAGGCCATCCGATTTTTGTTATCTCTGGAAAATACAGCAGCTTTTCGATCGCGGGGAGCATATTACGTTCGGGAGAAAATGCCACATTGCCAACAATATGTTTGGGGTACGGATGAATACTTCATATGCGTAATAAACCATTATACTTCTACTACACATCATCAGGTTGGAACGTGCAAGATGGGTCCGAGTTGGGACAAGAAGGCGGTCGTGGACAGCGAGCTGCGCGTGTACGGCGTGGACCGGCTGAGAGTGATCGACGCGTCGATAATGCCTGTCGTCATGCGCGGGAACACGCAAGCTCCAACTACTATGATCGGGGAAAGGGGCGTTGATTTTGTTATCAAATATTGGCAAAATCTTACCAAAAACTACTGTTTCTGA
- the LOC123865391 gene encoding uncharacterized protein LOC123865391, which produces MDVEVKIKEDMKKLGCKCEKKISLAYFLYIYLVDQKLMYDTEYCYNKDIDTLYVVAKPNRNDKLNIYVPVPTNQDVSMDLINVLQENLCTVETGPSINLAFIESDFTTVIYTFTKGLAERPSADATSLMRQKEERRSFINSELKKNKSAILNEALNGGVVDDDDCQVLE; this is translated from the coding sequence ATGGACGTTGAAGTAAAAATCAAGGAAGACATGAAAAAGCTCGGCTGCAAATGCGAAAAGAAGATATCCCTTGCCTACTTTCTGTACATTTATTTGGTGGACCAAAAACTCATGTACGATACTGAGTACTGTTACAACAAGGACATCGACACGCTGTATGTTGTCGCTAAGCCTAATAGGAACGACAAGTTGAACATATACGTGCCTGTTCCCACTAATCAAgatgttagtatggatttaatcaATGTGTTACAGGAGAATTTGTGTACGGTGGAGACGGGGCCTAGCATCAACTTGGCGTTTATCGAAAGTGATTTCACAACAGTCATTTACACGTTCACTAAAGGGCTCGCTGAGCGGCCGAGCGCGGACGCTACTTCCCTGATGAGACAGAAGGAGGAACGGCGAAGTTTCATCAACAGTGAACTGAAGAAGAATAAAAGTGCAATACTAAATGAGGCACTCAATGGTGGGGttgttgacgatgatgattgcCAAGTGCTAGAGTGA
- the LOC123865379 gene encoding glucose dehydrogenase [FAD, quinone]-like translates to MIWQPLNLTEACPPYTPISACSNFGLLYLSLLVQLYGGSADRRRQEMCEREGKKSKRNREYDFIVVGAGAAGCVVANRLTENPKWKVLLLEAGPEEPDVTLVPGLSTALLGSNIDWRYTTEPNGKSCLAHPGGRCAWPRGKTMGGSSSINSLAYIRGNRADYDGWASMGNEGWSYEDVLPFFRKSERNLNIEVLNSKYHGAKGEQYVSRYPYIDKPSLMLTAGFNQGGLPLTDYNGAQQLGTMQAQAVSLDGERVSTNIAFIQPIRNKRPNLDIETNSEATKILIDESKHAYGIVYVKNGKKYTAYAKKEVIVSAGSINSPKLLMLSGIGPRDHLESLGIPVVQDLPVGENLHDHVTFSGMILALSNKTATTVSDEEILRAVEDYSQMEFKRGPLSGNGPVNSVSFLKTEPDLIAPNIQFQVNNIPNWREFIQDPVTAENVAIMPTSFYDAVLPRPMNLVPRSRGVLLLNETDPNGHPLLYANYFDDERDFIPLLKAVRFLLSLEDTEAFRSNGAYFVREPLPYCKNYEWGTDEYFVCLMQTYTATTYHPVGTCRMGPRGDKRAVLDNQLRVYGVGALRVIDASMMPVVVRGNTNAPTIMIGERGVDFVIRYWRGRTQNYC, encoded by the exons ATGATCTGGCAGCCGCTAAACCTCACAGAAGCCTGTCCGCCCTACACCCCGATCTCGGCGTGTTCCAACTTTGGGCTGCTGTACCTCAGCCTGCTGGTGCAGCTGTACGGCGGCTCCGCTGACCGGAGGAGGCAGGAGATGTGCGAGAGGGAAGGCAAGAAGAGCAAGCGGAACAGAGAGTATGACTTCATAGTAGTGGGCGCCGGGGCGGCGGGCTGTGTCGTTGCTAACAGACTGACGGAGAACCCTAAGTGGAAG GTGCTGTTACTGGAAGCCGGCCCCGAGGAGCCGGACGTGACGCTGGTGCCGGGCCTGTCCACCGCTCTGCTGGGCTCCAACATTGACTGGCGTTACACCACGGAGCCAAACGGCAAGAGCTGTCTCGCGCACCCGGGGGGACGATGTGCATGGCCAAG gggGAAAACAATGGGCGGTTCGAGTTCTATCAACTCATTGGCATACATCAGGGGCAATCGAGCAGACTACGACGGATGGGCCAGCATGGGCAATGAGGGCTGGAGCTATGAAGAT GTGCTGCCATTCTTCAGGAAATCAGAGCGAAACTTGAACATAGAAGTCCTCAACAGTAAATACCACGGCGCTAAGGGCGAGCAATACGTATCGAGGTACCCCTACATCGACAAACCCTCTCTCATGCTGACCGCAGGGTTCAACCAAGGCGGCCTGCCTCTCACAGATTATAACGGAGCTCAACAGCTTGGTACCATGCAAGCACAAGCGGTATCGCTAGATGGAGAGAGAGTGTCTACCAACATTGCTTTCATCCAGCCTATCCGTAACAAAAGACCTAATCTCGATATCGAAACTAACTCAGAAGCTACTAAAATTCTTATAGACGAGTCTAAACATGCTTACGGAATCGTTTATGTTAAAAACGGTAAAAAATACACGGCGTACGCCAAAAAGGAAGTAATCGTCAGCGCCGGATCTATTAACTCACCTAAACTTTTAATGTTATCGGGAATAGGGCCGAGGGACCATTTAGAAAGCTTGGGCATTCCTGTGGTACAAGACCTACCGGTCGGGGAGAATTTGCACGATCACGTCACTTTCAGCGGTATGATACTCGCTCTATCGAACAAAACTGCTACAACAGTCAGCGACGAGGAGATTCTACGCGCCGTCGAAGACTACTCCCAAATGGAATTCAAAAGAGGTCCGTTATCGGGGAACGGCCCAGTGAATTCGGTTTCATTTCTCAAAACCGAACCAGATCTCATCGCACCAAATATACAGTTCCAAGTTAATAACATTCCCAACTGGAGAGAGTTTATACAAGACCCTGTCACGGCAGAGAATGTAGCGATAATGCCGACATCTTTCTACGACGCCGTGTTGCCGCGACCGATGAACTTGGTGCCGAGAAGTAGGGGCGTGCTTCTGTTGAACGAGACCGATCCGAACGGTCATCCGTTATTGTACGCCAATTACTTTGATGACGAGAGAGATTTCATACCTCTGTTGAAGGCGGTTCGGTTTTTACTGTCTCTCGAGGATACTGAAGCGTTTAGGTCTAACGGGGCGTATTTCGTGCGGGAACCGTTACCGTATTGTAAGAATTATGAGTGGGGAACGGACGAGTATTTCGTATGCCTGATGCAAACGTACACTGCGACCACGTACCACCCCGTGGGCACGTGTAGGATGGGCCCACGCGGGGACAAGCGGGCCGTGTTGGACAATCAGCTGCGTGTGTATGGCGTCGGTGCTCTGCGCGTGATCGACGCCTCCATGATGCCTGTAGTGGTGCGGGGGAACACCAATGCACCGACTATTATGATCGGTGAGAGAGGCGTGGACTTCGTTATACGCTACTGGAGGGGACGAACTCAAAATTATTGTTGA
- the LOC123865392 gene encoding growth arrest and DNA damage-inducible protein GADD45 alpha, protein MYDESVVPVKMESFSGVAAKSPISHCIKTVLGRACVEKRVTIGLLPAIQYLSKNTNGALFCLTAAAPPGDSATHMQEVLLQAFCAENDIYVIKVDSDQKLKRMLGFSETRMDFSCILVHYPYTDPFTDSQEIDLSVLSESEKDLIEHCENNWDYAQMPVIKLPEK, encoded by the exons ATGTACGACGAATCAGTGGTTCCTGTGAAGATGGAGTCTTTCAGTGGTGTTGCGGCTAAAAG CCCAATCAGCCATTGCATCAAGACAGTGCTAGGGAGAGCCTGTGTGGAGAAGAGAGTAACGATCGGGCTTCTGCCAGCTATTCAGTACCTCTCCAAGAACACCAACGGAGCCCTGTTCTGCCTGACCGCAGCAGCGCCGCCTGGTGACAGCGCCACACACATGCAAGAAGTCTTATTACAAGCTTTTTGCGCCGAGAATGACATTTACGTAATCAAG GTGGATTCCGATCAAAAATTGAAGAGGATGCTCGGCTTCAGCGAGACACGAATGGATTTCAGCTGCATCCTCGTCCACTACCCTTATACCGACCCCTTCACTGACAGCCAAGAGATCGACCTGTCCGTCCTCTCAGAGTCCGAGAAAGACTTGATCGAGCACTGCGAAAACAACTGGGACTACGCTCAGATGCCAGTCATCAAGCTGCCAGAAAAGTGA
- the LOC123865380 gene encoding glucose dehydrogenase [FAD, quinone]-like: MIWQPLNLTEVCPPCTPVSACSNFGFVYLSLLVQLFGGSAEQKKQEKCARDPVDGAEYDFIVVGAGAAGSVITNRLTENPHWKVLLLEAGGEEPDVTRVPSFFTVLTSSSLDWKYSSEPNGKSCLAFPEGRCGWPRGKGMGGSTAINAMAYVRGNKVDYDEWERMGNKGWSYDDCLPYFMKSERNLNKYSVDSAFHGVRGEQAVSWLLSEDDPSTMMIDAFNTVGIPFRDFNGAEQVGAMQAQTFSVDSERVSAYSAFIHHIRHTRPNCDVKPHCEVTKILIDDTKTARGVEYIKDGKKYTAYAKKEVITCAGVVNTAKLLMLSGIGPKEHLESLNIPVVQDLAVGENLQDHVSFNGMIVALSNETAPTVSEDQMLSDIKEYAEMKIKKGPLAGLGPIMSCSFIKSEPHLVAPDLQCQAVPVLRWEEFIQDPITHEKAAIMPTAYYNALVPRIMNVVPKSRGKMFLNKNDPNGPPEIHANYLGDERDIEPLMRGVRFLLSLEDTEAFKSRGAYFVREKMPHCKEHEWGTDEYFLCLIRQYTSTTHHQCGGCKMGPSWDKKAVVDSELRVYGVARLRVIDASIIPVVMRGNTAAPTMMIAEKGVDSVIKYWQNTTDDYCF, from the exons ATGATTTGGCAGCCCCTCAACCTTACGGAGGTATGCCCGCCTTGCACCCCGGTGTCAGCATGTTCCAACTTCGGCTTCGTGTACCTCAGCCTGCTGGTGCAGCTGTTCGGCGGCTCGGCTGAGCAGAAGAAGCAGGAGAAGTGCGCTAGAGATCCCGTGGATGGGGCGGAGTATGACTTCATAGTAGTGGGCGCGGGGGCAGCGGGCTCTGTCATTACTAATAGACTCACTGAGAATCCACACTGGAAG GTCCTGTTACTGGAAGCTGGTGGCGAGGAGCCGGACGTGACTCGAGTGCCCAGCTTCTTCACCGTCCTCACCAGTTCCAGCTTGGACTGGAAATACTCCTCGGAACCCAATGGGAAGAGCTGCCTCGCATTTCCTGAAGGAAGATGCGGCTGGCCAAG aggTAAAGGAATGGGCGGTTCGACCGCTATCAACGCAATGGCGTACGTCAGAGGGAACAAAGTAGATTATGACGAGTGGGAGCGTATGGGCAACAAGGGCTGGAGCTATGACGAC TGTCTACCATACTTCATGAAATCTGAAAgaaatttgaataaatactCGGTCGATAGTGCATTCCACGGCGTAAGAGGGGAACAGGCGGTGTCCTGGTTGCTTTCTGAGGATGACCCGTCGACCATGATGATTGATGCGTTCAACACAGTGGGCATACCTTTCCGCGACTTCAACGGAGCCGAACAAGTAGGCGCCATGCAGGCGCAGACATTTTCAGTAGATAGCGAGCGTGTATCTGCCTACTCCGCTTTCATACACCACATCCGACATACGAGACCTAACTGCGACGTCAAACCTCACTGCGAAGTTACAAAAATACTTATAGACGATACTAAAACTGCTCGAGGAGTAGAATACATCAAGGATGGCAAGAAGTATACGGCGTATGCCAAGAAAGAGGTAATCACTTGCGCTGGAGTCGTCAACACGGCGAAACTACTGATGTTGTCAGGGATAGGCCCGAAAGAACACTTGGAAAGCCTAAATATTCCTGTAGTGCAAGATCTAGCAGTCGGTGAGAATCTCCAAGATCACGTTTCTTTTAACGGCATGATAGTCGCGTTGTCGAACGAAACCGCCCCGACTGTTAGTGAAGATCAAATGTTGAGCGATATCAAGGAGTACGCTGAAATGAAAATCAAGAAAGGCCCTCTCGCCGGGCTCGGTCCTATCATGTCCTGTTCGTTCATCAAATCGGAGCCCCACTTGGTAGCACCCGACTTGCAATGCCAAGCCGTGCCCGTCCTCCGCTGGGAAGAGTTCATACAGGATCCGATCACACACGAGAAGGCCGCAATCATGCCCACCGCTTACTATAACGCTCTGGTACCGAGAATTATGAACGTAGTGCCAAAAAGTAGAGGAAAGATGttcctaaataaaaatgatcCAAACGGGCCTCCAGAAATACACGCCAATTACCTTGGCGATGAGAGGGATATAGAACCACTCATGAGAGGTGTACGATTTTTGTTATCTTTAGAAGATACGGAAGCCTTCAAATCGCGTGGAGCATATTTCGTTCGCGAAAAGATGCCACATTGTAAAGAACACGAGTGGGGTACGGACGAGTACTTCCTTTGTTTGATTAGACAGTACACTTCCACTACTCATCACCAGTGTGGAGGATGCAAGATGGGCCCGAGTTGGGACAAGAAGGCGGTCGTGGACAGCGAGCTGCGCGTGTACGGCGTGGCCCGGCTGAGAGTGATCGACGCGTCGATCATCCCTGTCGTGATGCGCGGCAACACGGCAGCCCCGACTATGATGATCGCAGAAAAAGGCGTAGATTCCGTTATAAAGTATTGGCAAAATACTACTGATGATTATTGtttctaa